The sequence below is a genomic window from Ficedula albicollis isolate OC2 chromosome 2, FicAlb1.5, whole genome shotgun sequence.
tgtACTTTGGGTTGCTCCCCTGAGCatatttcttcccctccctcctaCAGCTGTTATTTCTAGTCAGTGCTTCTGAAAAATACTGCTTGTTTTAAGTCCTGCTCCTGTTTCACTAACCAGTTTTGGTTTGTAATGTTTGGGAAATTTCACTTGCAAGTTACTCCAGGTGAAGAACTTGATGCTGAGGCTGTACAGCTGGATGAAGACCAAGTCGAAGTGCAGGAGAAGAAAGGCAAGAAGAGCAAGGGTGCCAGGTAGGAGGAGGAGATGCTTTTGCCTGGTGCGGGAAGGGGCATCACAGCAGCTGTTCTGTCACTGCATGGCTGTACCCTCTTCTGCACTTTATGCTCCCCTGTCCTTCATCTGGTTGAATGCGTATTTATGTCCTAAAAGCACCATTAATGTCATCTGGTTTGGTATACTTATTTATGTGTGactatatacatatacatatatatatatatacactatatacatacatatatatatatatatatataccccccccccccccccccccccccccccccccccccccccccccccccccccccccccccccccccccccccccccccccccccccccccccccccccccccccccccccccccccccccccccccccccccccccccccccccccccccccccccccccccccccccccccccccccccccccccccccccccccccccccccccccccccccccccccccccccccccccccccccccccccccccccccccccccccccccccccccccccccccccccccccccccccccccccccccccccccccccccccccccccccccccccccccccccccccccccccccccccccccccccccccccccccccccccccccccccccccccccccccccccccccccccccccccccccccccccccccccccccccccccccccccccccccccccccccccccccccccccccccccccccccccccccccccccccccccccccccccccccccccccccccccccccccccccccccccccccccccccccccccccccccccccccccccccccccccccccccccccccccccccccccccccccccccccccccccccccccccccccccccccccccccccccccccccccccccccccccccccccccccccccccccccccccccccccccccccccccccccccccccccccccccccccccccccccccccccccccccccccccccccccccccccccccccccccccccccccccccccccccccccccccccccccccccccccccccccccccccccccccccccccccccccccccccccatatataataaataatttttacacATTGCATATATACCTGCTGTGAGATAGCTGGGCAGTTGtaagcacagcactgcacattGTGTTGTGTGCTGCTACAGGTGGGGTGGTTGAGCACCGAATTCCTGCTTTTCAATCtggttttctctctcctctttatttctttataccTGATGAGAGTAATTGCCCTAGCTCCTGGTAGGATGAGCTCGGGACACCCAAGGAAACTACTCAGGGCACACAAAGGCATATGACAACAGCTTGAGAGTATTGGtctagctttttatttttttaatactgccACAAAGCTCATCTGAGTACCAGAAACCATcactgagtgctgctgtgctcaagCAGCAAAGCTTGACAGCAGTGTCTGATGTTCTGGATCCTGTAACCACGCTACAGGGATTTACATCTCTCTTTGACTAGGACAAAAGGGAACTACATGGCTGTGTGCTTGAAAGACCACAGTGTAACAGGCCTCCACCAGCAGCTCGCCAAAGACTTCCTAAACGCTCAGCTCTATGGGCCACACACCAACCGGGTACAGGGTAAGCACTGCTGCTTGGCTGGGTCTGCATCAAGCCTCGTCTGCCTTCAACTTGGTGATTAACACTTGTCTCCATTTCAGCAAatgagtttttttcccttgcaaacAAGAAAGCCCCAGTCAAAAAAGCTGCAGTTCAGTTTGTGGACAAGTCTTGGGGTGAGTACAGAAACTCGGAGTAGGTATTATTTTAAGTATATGTGGCTAAAAGTACACCTGAATAAAATCAGGGTTTCCATGCTAGAGTATCCTGGATTGTGATCCTCTAAGTCCAAGCACCTGGAGAGtaagggaagggcagcagggcaccCCTGAGCATGATGTATGAGacacaagttaaaaaaaattacctcatTTTTGGTATGTTAAGAGACAGCTCTTAACAtagagctggggctgctcagtaAAATAAAGACTGCAGTAGCTGAAGTTGTTGTTTCAGCCTCCAGTCTTTGAGCTGTTGGAAAGCATTTCAGATGCATCTCAGACTTAAAAGTGGGGATACCAAAATTTCAGAACATCTATGTGATCACAAGGAAATAGCACCCATTTCTCCTAATTTCGATAATGGATGGGGATGGTCTGACACCCACACAGTCTGTGAGTATCATgaacagcagagggaaaagccaCTGATCCTTAGCAGGCAGAGCTTGCTTTCCCTCTGTGCATCACTGAAAGCAGCATTATACCCCCCACCCTCCTGGAGGAGCCTGATGCAAACTGGTACTCCTGCACAGTGGAATGCTCCTGGGGCATGTAAAATACCTTAGGAAGTTTGAGTGTTTGAGGTGGTTGTTCTGTTCTGAAATGCTGTCGCAGCCAAGGGattgctgcttctccagcacaTGGGCTAAGAAAAATGGTAACTAAtagcttttggtttttttttttaagggcaagataaaaaggaaaaagcgGCAAGATTTAAGAAACGTTGGCTGGCAACACAGTTCAAAAATGGAGTCTGAAGACAGCTTTTCCAGAAGATGCTGCTAAGGACTTTTACACAACACAGGTGTTCTTTCCCCCTTCATCATCACTTTGCTTTCAGCTCcaggcactgagctgtgcctgctcagaCTGCCCCATTCTCTCCCCCTTTCAGAAGTTCTTGGGGAAGCTacagagcagccaggccagTGTTGTAGAACAGCTGGTGCTAGGACCAGGCTTGCTGAGCTGCCTCCATGAGGCAATACCTTTGCAGAGAATAAAGATGAGCACTGTTGTACCTACTGTTGTGATGCTGCATTCCTTACAGCAGGCAGTTGTTCCTGCTGCTTCAATGCCTTGTGGCTCTGAGGAAAGGCTGTACCCTAACAGCAGAACCATTAAatcagctcccacagcaggacACTTCTCTCCAGCCTGATAATTAATTTCCAGCAGTAAGGGATTTTCCCCATCTGCAGAGAGTCCTGAGTAAGCTTCCTGCACTGTTAGCTAGGCTCACTGTGTGGCAAGAACAAAGCCTTTCACTtgcaccagcccagctcccgAGGGGAAGTGGCGGCCCCAGCTGGAGGGATGAGCCACTCCCCTCCCTCTGGTCTCCACAGGAATCGCTGTTCTAGGACAGAGCTCTAGAACAAGACAATGTAGCATACACATCCATGCTACCGTGGATGGATGTAGACTTACGTTTTTAATGGCTGGTTAATTATGATATCACTACATTTTATTGCAATATAGTACTATttaagcacttttaaaaatgcaaggtGTACAAAGATTAAATTAAGACTGTAAATTGACtaaatatttggtttttatATAAATAGGTCATAACCACACTGTGTTGACATGTAATACTGTTATAATACAACAGTTAAACTGGTGAGCCTACACAACAGAAGCTGTCTGTAGTtaaacaaggaaacaaagttGAAAAGACcatgttaaaacaaaaaactactAAGATCAACAGGTTGGGATTGTAAGTAGCAACAAACATATTCACTCAGCTCCTGAGTAATTCAAGTTTTACagtacacattaaaaaatatcatttctTCCCATCAACACTATATATCCAAACCATTTGCATTTTGCAAATTACACTGATTGAACTATGTAACAATGGGGGTGGAGGTTGGCAAGTCATCCTGCTTGACGTTTACATCACCCACATGCTAATACATCCATGTTTTCTATTCTTCCGTCCCACCACAAGGTAGCaggatttttggtttgtttttggaCAATCGTTCAAGGATTGGTACTTGTCAATTTGGATGTCTGACGTTACCAGTGATATTTTCAACTCTTAGTTGTCTAAGAGGTTTAAAGATGGAAATCTTCTCCTAACACTAAGTTAGAAATCATTTGCATCATGCTGTAAACTAGGAAGCAACATAAAGCGACAGACTTGTCCTTAGTACATAATTAAAATTCCAAATTCCAGTCAGCAGAGCTGGTCTACTTTCCATGTTGAATATGCCACAACACCTTTCAGACCTTCGAAATGCATAGCTAGTGTAGGTAGTCTTCCACTGTGGCGAACGCACAGGATCCAATTCCTGACCGGGCCATCAATCCTAGACACTGTGACGCCTGTCCCATGGCCAGGGCAAGCGGGGGTTGCTTTGGCAGATTGTGAGTCTCTGGAAAAGAATCACAGTGGCAGTTAAAATACCTGAATCATTTCACAACAATACACTGAATACTTGACACTTAAACTACTTAAATCATTCATTTGTAGAGTTTGCTCTCAGAACAAGACACAAAGCAGGAGCAACCTGTGCAGCACCCTTACTGAACAGGCCCATTTTTGCTCCAAACTACAACAGCAGACAAGTACCTGTTATTTTCCACACCCTCCAAACTATCCCTCTCCCCCAGAAGAGTGTACCCACCACTGCTACCCTTACGGTGGAGCAGCAGGGTCACCTCTGTGGGATGACAGGGAGCACCCCGAGccccctgagcagccagcagccacaCTTACCTAGTATTGCACTATTCAGCACAGAGCACACTGGTTCTCTTTGTATGGGGTCAAGCTGATTTCCAACAGGGCTGCTCCAAGGATCGGAATATGCAAGTAAACTGAATGCATCCTGTGGGAAGATGATTTTCATTACATCTACAGCTACAAGCTACTAGTGAAAAGAGAGGCTATTTTGTTCAACTGTTTTGATTCAGAATCACAAAGGTGACTGTCAGTGTCCATCAATACAAAAAGATAGAAATAAATTGTGACAGGATTTGTTCCATTTAGTGTTTTTTCCcaagagcaaagcaaaaggtAGCATTATTTTACTAAGTGACAGGGTAAGAGAAAATGGACTGAAAACTGCATGCAGTCTTTGTCAGGAATATTCTTTTCCAGAGCAGTCTCAAATCAAGGCAAACTAATTAACATGCAGAGTACTAGTGACAGCACATTTTGGGCATCTCTACCAATCCCCTTGCGGTTCATTCATCATTAGAGACAAAAACAACTTCAATTCAAGAGGCCAAGTTACATGGTCACAAACGAGAGAAAGGGAAGTGCCAAATTAATCTGTGTGTTTAACTGTGTAACAGCACAAAATTAAAAGGGAAGTGCCAAATTAATCTGTGTGTTTACCTGTGTAACAGCACAAAATTATCTGTCTTGTGCATGTGCTACACAGACAAAAAGAAGACAGTGCTACATTATAGCTGACCAGAACTCTTGCTCTGAGACACGAAAAATGGCAGAAGTTAAAGGAGAACAGCACTCCAGCACAACATGCGGTGGGAAgttcctgctgggcagcagttATTTACAAGAAGATTAAACATACCTTGAGCATCTTCTTATTCACTGTGTTTTTGCCACATTCTCTTCTTAGCTGCTCGCTCATTGCTTGCAATTCTCTTCCAAAATGGATCATCCTTTCAATGGCTGCTTGGCTGCCACCACATAGCTGGCGTCTTAACTGACTTGAATCTACTTCTAAAGAAACGATATCGTCATCATCACCACTGACAGAGCCGAGGGTAACAACCTACGGATCTAGAGACCCTGCCCTGATTGCACTCAGACACAGCAGCCTGCCCAGAGAGAGAGCAGCCAGCCAGAGACCCTggccccaggagctcctgcaccAGGCGCTGTGGAACTGCTCCTCATCAACATTTAAGAGACCTGGCTAGCTAACGgcaaaggctggcacagcacgTGCTGTTCATTTGCAAGGAGTAATCTTCAACTAACTAGATGATAAACCAGATTTTACCCTAAACTTTTAAGGGAGTTCAAAAAACAACAATGGAAGTCCACACAGTTCTAACCTCCTTAATTCTTTGGCATTGCATTTCTAAAGATAGGCCAAATTAGGAACAAATAGAGGgttaaaaaaatgccaaatttcCTCAAAAGCCATGATGGATTCTGCTACAAGACCATCATTCAGACTGTTCATACTCCTCACAGAACACATCATCTTAATCATTTGGGTATTTCAGGCTTCTTTTGCAATCAAGCAGGACACTACAACTGATTTCTTTAGTTTCCTACAATATTCCCCAATACTAgtgattttaaaagatattgATGCAGCTTATGAATAGTAAACCAACAGTTGGCTTCtttgaaaaatctgct
It includes:
- the NOL7 gene encoding nucleolar protein 7, producing the protein MLTVAPASPQKRKLLPEAVLQELQELQELQDVSARPAEQAAADDPVTPGEELDAEAVQLDEDQVEVQEKKGKKSKGARTKGNYMAVCLKDHSVTGLHQQLAKDFLNAQLYGPHTNRVQANEFFSLANKKAPVKKAAVQFVDKSWGQDKKEKAARFKKRWLATQFKNGV